One Thermodesulfobacteriota bacterium genomic window carries:
- a CDS encoding branched-chain amino acid transaminase produces MSDKHNYLIWFDGEMIPWNEAKVHVLTHTLHYGLGVFEGIRAYQCHDGRPAIFRLSDHIDRLYSSARIGQINIPFSKEELRKAIFKVLIVNQLKEAYIRPIAFIGDGVMGVHPKDNPIRVAIAAYPWGAYLGDEGLTKGIRAKISSYTRMHVNTHMTKAKICGNYVNSVMAKLEVTSLGFDEALMLDTEGYVSEGSGENIFIVRNGTLKTPPLTSILEGITRNTAIEIADDEGIKIVQERFTRDELYIADEAFFTGTAAEITPIREVDGRPIGNGKPGGITKRLQDRFFDIVKGKDQKFINWLDYIPW; encoded by the coding sequence ATGTCCGACAAACACAATTACTTGATTTGGTTTGATGGCGAGATGATTCCCTGGAATGAGGCAAAGGTTCACGTGCTTACGCACACCCTTCATTACGGACTAGGAGTCTTTGAGGGCATCAGGGCTTATCAGTGCCACGACGGACGACCGGCCATATTCCGCCTGTCCGACCATATAGACCGGCTTTATTCCTCCGCCCGAATCGGACAAATAAACATACCTTTTTCCAAGGAGGAATTACGGAAGGCTATATTCAAGGTTCTCATCGTAAACCAACTCAAGGAGGCATATATCCGGCCGATTGCCTTCATCGGCGACGGAGTGATGGGCGTCCATCCCAAAGATAACCCGATCAGGGTGGCCATTGCCGCATACCCCTGGGGGGCATACCTGGGGGACGAGGGTTTAACCAAGGGGATCAGGGCAAAGATTTCTTCTTACACCCGGATGCATGTGAACACCCATATGACCAAGGCAAAGATATGCGGGAACTACGTCAACTCGGTTATGGCAAAGCTGGAAGTGACCTCTCTGGGGTTTGACGAGGCACTCATGCTGGACACCGAAGGATACGTTTCCGAAGGGAGTGGAGAAAACATATTTATCGTCAGAAACGGTACACTCAAAACCCCTCCCCTAACCTCGATCCTGGAGGGAATCACCAGAAACACAGCCATAGAAATCGCCGACGACGAGGGAATAAAGATAGTTCAAGAGCGGTTCACGCGGGACGAGCTTTACATAGCAGATGAGGCGTTCTTCACCGGAACCGCCGCCGAGATCACCCCGATCAGGGAAGTCGACGGGAGGCCGATTGGAAACGGCAAACCCGGAGGAATAACCAAAAGACTACAGGACCGGTTCTTCGACATAGTAAAAGGGAAGGACCAAAAGTTCATCAATTGGCTCGATTATATACCTTGGTGA